In one window of Aphidius gifuensis isolate YNYX2018 linkage group LG4, ASM1490517v1, whole genome shotgun sequence DNA:
- the LOC122854627 gene encoding zwei Ig domain protein zig-8-like, protein MEITFLIVLLSCHVIHSTDAAIEKNTIFGIEKNSLEVAGPIKDILAQTNGTAVLPCKIPDPAVGIVTWVRRKDRQLLTVGSDTHSMDTRFIVRPNITDWTLNIKNVQHEDRGLYECQIPTEPMQHRYVNLTITDAYSIIPGGPDLHVKQGSSLRLECQLIAATEPPTFVFWYRHERMINYDAEPGVKVEATTNGSILIITKAKLNHEGNYTCRPSNAKASSVMIHVIEEEEKPAAMHGSGERSNSNSGTNKCTSTQLFQVVVLLVTIRRYIMNPTTYFT, encoded by the exons atgcggcaattgaaaaaaatacaatatttggaatagaaaaaaattcactggAAGTGGCAGGTCCAATTAAGGACATCTTGGCACAAACTAATGGAACTGCTGTATTGCCATGTAAAATACCTGACCCAGCTGTTGGAATA GTGACATGGGTTAGACGTAAAGACAGACAGTTACTCACTGTGGGTAGTGATACACACTCGATGGACACGAGGTTTATCGTCAGGCCAAATATAACTGACTGGACATTAAACATCAAGAATGTACAACACGAGGACAGAGGACTCTACGAGTGTCAa aTACCAACTGAACCAATGCAACATAGATATGTTAATTTAACGATAACAGATGCATATTCAATAATACCTGGTGGTCCAGATCTTCATGTTAAACAAGGATCAAGTTTACGATTGGAATGTCAATTAATAGCAGCAACAGAACCACCAACCTTTGTATTTTGGTATCGTCACGAACGTATGATTAATTATGATGCTGAACCTGGGGTCAAGGTTGAAGCAACAACTAATGGTTCAATCCTCATTATCACCAAGGCTAAACTTAATCATGAAGGAAATTATACATGTCGTCCAAGTAATGCTAAAGCATCCTCAGTCATGATACACGTCATCGAag AAGAAGAAAAACCAGCAGCAATGCATGGTAGTGGTGAACGGTCCAATAGTAATTCAGGTACAAATAAATGTACAAGTACTCAACTGTTTCAAGTTGTTGTTTTACTTGTAACAATACGAAGGTACATCATGAATCCAACAACGTACTTCACGTGA